In one Sebastes umbrosus isolate fSebUmb1 chromosome 13, fSebUmb1.pri, whole genome shotgun sequence genomic region, the following are encoded:
- the LOC119500485 gene encoding ADP-ribosylation factor-like protein 6 isoform X3 → MGLLDKLSGWLGLRKKEVNVLCIGLDNSGKTTIINQLKPSNTQAQEIVPTIGFNIEKFKSSSLSFTVFDMSGQSRYRNLWEHYYKESHAIIFVIDSGDKLRMVVAKEELDTLLNHEDIRSKKMPVLFFANKTDLRDAMSSVKVSQMLSLENIKDKPWNICASNAIKGEGLQEGLDWLQEQIAQSYQNNEHMNH, encoded by the exons ATGGGGCTGCTGGATAAACTGTCGGGCTGGCTCGGCCTCAGGAAGAAAGAGGTCAACGTCTTGTGTATCGGGTTGGACAACAGCGGCAAAACTACCATCATCAACCAACTCAAACCGTCTAAT aCACAGGCACAAGAAATAGTCCCAACAATTGGCTTCAACATTGAAAAGTTCAAGAGTTCCAG CCTGTCTTTTACAGTCTTTGATATGTCTGGGCAAAGCAGATATAGAAACCTATGGGAGCATTACTACAA AGAAAGCCATGCCATCATATTTGTCATTGACAGCGGTGACAAACTGAGAATGGTTGTTGCCAAAGAGGAGCTGGATACTCTTCTCAATCACGAAG ATATCCGCAGCAAAAAGATGCCAGTATTGTTCTTCGCTAACAAGACGGATCTGCGGGACGCCATGTCTTCTGTCAAGGTCTCACAGATGTTGTCTTTGGAGAACATCAAAGACAAACCCTGGAACATCTG TGCCAGTAATGCTATCAAAGGAGAGGGCCTACAGGAAGGGCTGGACTGGCTACAAG AACAAATTGCACA
- the LOC119500485 gene encoding ADP-ribosylation factor-like protein 6 isoform X1, whose translation MGLLDKLSGWLGLRKKEVNVLCIGLDNSGKTTIINQLKPSNHSNHLGPLSEDWKHVSQTQAQEIVPTIGFNIEKFKSSSLSFTVFDMSGQSRYRNLWEHYYKESHAIIFVIDSGDKLRMVVAKEELDTLLNHEDIRSKKMPVLFFANKTDLRDAMSSVKVSQMLSLENIKDKPWNICASNAIKGEGLQEGLDWLQEQIAQSYQNNEHMNH comes from the exons ATGGGGCTGCTGGATAAACTGTCGGGCTGGCTCGGCCTCAGGAAGAAAGAGGTCAACGTCTTGTGTATCGGGTTGGACAACAGCGGCAAAACTACCATCATCAACCAACTCAAACCGTCTAAT CATTCGAATCATTTAGGCCCATTGTCAGAAGACTGGAAACATGTTAGTCAG aCACAGGCACAAGAAATAGTCCCAACAATTGGCTTCAACATTGAAAAGTTCAAGAGTTCCAG CCTGTCTTTTACAGTCTTTGATATGTCTGGGCAAAGCAGATATAGAAACCTATGGGAGCATTACTACAA AGAAAGCCATGCCATCATATTTGTCATTGACAGCGGTGACAAACTGAGAATGGTTGTTGCCAAAGAGGAGCTGGATACTCTTCTCAATCACGAAG ATATCCGCAGCAAAAAGATGCCAGTATTGTTCTTCGCTAACAAGACGGATCTGCGGGACGCCATGTCTTCTGTCAAGGTCTCACAGATGTTGTCTTTGGAGAACATCAAAGACAAACCCTGGAACATCTG TGCCAGTAATGCTATCAAAGGAGAGGGCCTACAGGAAGGGCTGGACTGGCTACAAG AACAAATTGCACA
- the LOC119500485 gene encoding ADP-ribosylation factor-like protein 6 isoform X2: MGLLDKLSGWLGLRKKEVNVLCIGLDNSGKTTIINQLKPSNHSNHLGPLSEDWKHVSQTQAQEIVPTIGFNIEKFKSSSLSFTVFDMSGQSRYRNLWEHYYKESHAIIFVIDSGDKLRMVVAKEELDTLLNHEDIRSKKMPVLFFANKTDLRDAMSSVKVSQMLSLENIKDKPWNICASNAIKGEGLQEGLDWLQDHIKTMNT; this comes from the exons ATGGGGCTGCTGGATAAACTGTCGGGCTGGCTCGGCCTCAGGAAGAAAGAGGTCAACGTCTTGTGTATCGGGTTGGACAACAGCGGCAAAACTACCATCATCAACCAACTCAAACCGTCTAAT CATTCGAATCATTTAGGCCCATTGTCAGAAGACTGGAAACATGTTAGTCAG aCACAGGCACAAGAAATAGTCCCAACAATTGGCTTCAACATTGAAAAGTTCAAGAGTTCCAG CCTGTCTTTTACAGTCTTTGATATGTCTGGGCAAAGCAGATATAGAAACCTATGGGAGCATTACTACAA AGAAAGCCATGCCATCATATTTGTCATTGACAGCGGTGACAAACTGAGAATGGTTGTTGCCAAAGAGGAGCTGGATACTCTTCTCAATCACGAAG ATATCCGCAGCAAAAAGATGCCAGTATTGTTCTTCGCTAACAAGACGGATCTGCGGGACGCCATGTCTTCTGTCAAGGTCTCACAGATGTTGTCTTTGGAGAACATCAAAGACAAACCCTGGAACATCTG TGCCAGTAATGCTATCAAAGGAGAGGGCCTACAGGAAGGGCTGGACTGGCTACAAG
- the LOC119500485 gene encoding ADP-ribosylation factor-like protein 6 isoform X4, with amino-acid sequence MGLLDKLSGWLGLRKKEVNVLCIGLDNSGKTTIINQLKPSNTQAQEIVPTIGFNIEKFKSSSLSFTVFDMSGQSRYRNLWEHYYKESHAIIFVIDSGDKLRMVVAKEELDTLLNHEDIRSKKMPVLFFANKTDLRDAMSSVKVSQMLSLENIKDKPWNICASNAIKGEGLQEGLDWLQDHIKTMNT; translated from the exons ATGGGGCTGCTGGATAAACTGTCGGGCTGGCTCGGCCTCAGGAAGAAAGAGGTCAACGTCTTGTGTATCGGGTTGGACAACAGCGGCAAAACTACCATCATCAACCAACTCAAACCGTCTAAT aCACAGGCACAAGAAATAGTCCCAACAATTGGCTTCAACATTGAAAAGTTCAAGAGTTCCAG CCTGTCTTTTACAGTCTTTGATATGTCTGGGCAAAGCAGATATAGAAACCTATGGGAGCATTACTACAA AGAAAGCCATGCCATCATATTTGTCATTGACAGCGGTGACAAACTGAGAATGGTTGTTGCCAAAGAGGAGCTGGATACTCTTCTCAATCACGAAG ATATCCGCAGCAAAAAGATGCCAGTATTGTTCTTCGCTAACAAGACGGATCTGCGGGACGCCATGTCTTCTGTCAAGGTCTCACAGATGTTGTCTTTGGAGAACATCAAAGACAAACCCTGGAACATCTG TGCCAGTAATGCTATCAAAGGAGAGGGCCTACAGGAAGGGCTGGACTGGCTACAAG